AAGCCTCAGTGGACAGCTTAAAATTTTAGTCTTGTTTTAGTCTTGTAATTCCAATTACAACTATAATTTAGCCTTGTCAAACCAAGTTTAATTTAATAGTTTATCGTCGAGAAATAAAAAATGCTTGATAAATGTGGAAATTTACCAAGCATATATAAATATCGGGGCGACTGGATTTGAACCAGCGGCCTCTCCCACCCCAAGGGAGTGCGCTAGCCAACTGCGCCACGCCCCGATCTTTGGAATGCAGCTTTTTAGCCGCACGGGAATTTACTTTTTTAACAGCTTTATTATCTGCTTCAATTCTTCTTTAATTTCTCTTAAAATCTTTGCATCAGGCATATGTTCTATATCAAGATTTAAATCCGCCTGCATGTCGGTAAGTTTTTTCCTCTTGCCACCAATTAAATATTTCCTAACGCCTTCAATCGTGTAATGTTTATTGTACAAAAGATCTTTTATCTTAAAAATAAGTTCGACATCCTGCTTATGATAGCGTCTTTGTCCAGAACTTTTTCTTACCGGCCTTAAAAGCTTAAATTCGTTTTCCCAGTATCTTAAAGTATATTTCGGCACCTGCGTGATATGAGAAACTTCACCTATCGCAAAATATTCTTTGTCCGGTATCGGAGGAATTTCAAACATTGTTTACCTTTTTAAAATTGTTATATTATACATTTTCAGAAATATTTGTCAAAGAAGTAACCCGTCATTTTTCAAAAAATTCTTTTGTTTGTTTAAATTTTACCTTTTTCATCGGAGCAATCAAAAGTTTTTCTCCGGTTTTTGGATTTCTTCCCTTTTTTGTCTGCGTTACTGTCATTTTGAAGCTTCCAAACCCCGTAATGACAACTTTTTCGCCGTTCCTTAAAGCGTTAGACATTTCTTTAAAAACTCTATCTACGACCGACATGGCTTCTTTTTTTGAACTCAGCAAAGACACCAATGCATTTGCTATATCGTTTTTATTCATGTTTAGGTTCTCTCTTCATTAAGCTGTTTACAGCTTTCAGAGGATTTTTGCCTTCAAACAAAACGGCGTACACTTCGTTTATTATCGGGAG
The genomic region above belongs to Candidatus Endomicrobium procryptotermitis and contains:
- a CDS encoding MerR family transcriptional regulator, which codes for MFEIPPIPDKEYFAIGEVSHITQVPKYTLRYWENEFKLLRPVRKSSGQRRYHKQDVELIFKIKDLLYNKHYTIEGVRKYLIGGKRKKLTDMQADLNLDIEHMPDAKILREIKEELKQIIKLLKK
- a CDS encoding integration host factor subunit beta, coding for MNKNDIANALVSLLSSKKEAMSVVDRVFKEMSNALRNGEKVVITGFGSFKMTVTQTKKGRNPKTGEKLLIAPMKKVKFKQTKEFFEK